AACCATTCCTGGACACAGTATGGCTAGATCATTAAATCTTGAGGTATAAGACAGGATGTCAGAGCCTATGATTTTGAGACCCCAAAGTTCCTCTTCCAACTTTTGTATCTCGGcccttgggcagtactccttcattaaaatggttttcaggtCTTCCCATGTTATCGAGTTAGCCACCGGAGGTGTCAATGtcttgacgtggccattccaccaggtgagtgACCTTTCAGAGAATGTGcatgctgcaaacttgaccttgtttgcTTCAGGGCatgcacatatttcaaagactgattcggtcttctcgaaccattgaagCAATGCTATGAGACCTCCGCTCCCATTGAAAGTTTTaggtttggcattagtaaagtcttTGTAGGTACACTCTCTCGAGCGTCCCTGACTGTCCCTGTTGTTAGAATTTGTGGGACCATTAATCGCACCACCCGCATTATTGGTGTTGATTTGGGACATTGCGACTGCTACTGCGGCTGTTACGGTAGCCTGGAACATTACCGGGTCAAACTgaggggtggtggaggtggtggtggcggtggtggagcTCCTATGACACCGCCACATCTAGGATTTCTATGAGGTTTTCTGCCATAACAAGAATGAAAAGACAATAAGTC
The genomic region above belongs to Lactuca sativa cultivar Salinas chromosome 4, Lsat_Salinas_v11, whole genome shotgun sequence and contains:
- the LOC111883543 gene encoding uncharacterized protein LOC111883543, which codes for MWRCHRSSTTATTTSTTPQFDPVMFQATVTAAVAVAMSQINTNNAGGAINGPTNSNNRDSQGRSRECTYKDFTNAKPKTFNGSGGLIALLQWFEKTESVFEICACPEANKVKFAACTFSERSLTWWNGHVKTLTPPVANSITWEDLKTILMKEYCPRAEIQKLEEELWGLKIIGSDILSYTSRFNDLAILCPGMVPSERKKVERYIWGLSSQLQGSVLSSKPTTIDSAKEMAYQLIDHKASHGTVTTTSEQTKGGNNKRKFWNKKKGQPAQDPAKKQQVVAVNAAATAAKTTLIRQYVGNLPNCNECNFHHNGTCREMHCTNCNKKGHTAQFSKALVQQNPQDANARAS